A DNA window from Naumovozyma dairenensis CBS 421 chromosome 10, complete genome contains the following coding sequences:
- the SEC1 gene encoding Sec1p (similar to Saccharomyces cerevisiae SEC1 (YDR164C); ancestral locus Anc_8.351), giving the protein MSNLIDLQRNYLIDLLVNIQTNHNIKFLVIDEYAENIINFLFQNPKELLTYVTTVDRIDSPKRKGQHDVDVIYLLKPTKFNINCIDADFQSRPSKYRKAHIRFFPTFERYLINFFQSKRYIQERLSTMDEARIAFIPKEKQFFQTLDIDKPLQLFFNKNCTDLIEKNIQKTIKSLLNICIITGEYPIIRYSEPSEEQMTLTPPTKLAGKLAKEFQLVLDSYARDHEDFPPQSDRPRSIMIITDRTLDPFSPILHDFNYQAMVYDVIQDVDPRTDVYHYKAENELGEFEEKSSKLIDIQDPDWVELKYQHIVDANDYLSGKIKEMIAKNPLLVDRQNVKNTTDLLSVVAHLKDFDEERRRLILHRTLIDSCLTINKDRRLAELAEVEQNLAGFGMDMDGEKCKHIIDTLLEVLMTKEANITDKVRYIMAYALYRGGIIEDDFVKLLAFIGVEVEHEYFKHFMILFKNYELIGFKLMKDKPKDKPFKKVWFHDTIVKDPSIYTTSRYITASGNILSKVITNPLLLDELQFPYVKDKPIQLLDEEEKEMVGASATAYNSASLRNPRHKASWTRNNVSQKENIPRQRFFYYVLGGITYPEIKSAYDQSNFKNKDVFIGSDGIITPLAYMRSIEFLTKPREALNLKDDEKEVEKIPDFILGSESAISKPVSHVHLRSRNAPISKPQAPAMEASPEKKKKKHHKFTSFLRSKDK; this is encoded by the coding sequence CTGagaatattatcaatttccttttccaaAATCCTAAAGAATTACTGACATATGTCACTACTGTTGATAGAATTGATTCTCCCAAGAGGAAGGGCCAACATGATGTAGATgtcatttatttattaaaaccaactaaattcaatatcaacTGTATTGATGCTGATTTCCAAAGTAGACCATCCAAATATAGAAAGGCACACATTAGATTCTTCCCtacttttgaaagatacttaattaattttttccaatCCAAAAGGTACATCCAAGAACGTCTTTCGACAATGGACGAAGCTAGAATTGCATTCATcccaaaagaaaaacagtTTTTCCAGACGTTAGACATTGATAAACCATTACaacttttctttaataagAATTGTACAGATCTAATtgagaaaaatattcaaaagacaataaaatcattattaaacaTTTGTATCATTACAGGAGAATATCCAATAATTAGATATTCAGAGCCATCAGAAGAACAAATGACGTTAACGCCGCCCACGAAGTTGGCAGGGAAATTAGCTAAAGAATTCCAATTAGTTTTAGACTCATACGCGAGAGATCATGAGGATTTCCCACCTCAGTCTGATAGACCAAGATCCATTATGATTATTACTGATAGGACTTTGGACCCATTTAGTCCCATATTACATGATTTTAACTATCAAGCCATGGTTTATGATGTAATACAGGATGTGGATCCTAGAACTGATGTGTATCACTATAAAgctgaaaatgaattgggGGAATTTGAAGAgaaatcatcaaaattaattgatataCAAGATCCTGATTGGgttgaattgaaatatcaACATATCGTTGATGCTAATGATTATCTTTCCGGGAAAATTAAAGAGATGATTGCTAAAAATCCATTGTTAGTTGATAGACAAAATGTTAAGAACACCACTGATTTACTAAGTGTTGTGGCACATTTAAAGgattttgatgaagaaaggAGAAGATTGATTTTACATAGGAcattaattgattcatGTTTGacaattaataaagatagAAGATTAGCAGAATTAGCTGAAGTGGAACAAAATTTAGCTGGTTTTGGTATGGATATGGATGGCGAAAAATGTAAACATATAATTGATACACTTTTAGAAGTATTAATGACAAAAGAAGCTAACATAACAGATAAGGTTAGATATATAATGGCTTATGCATTATACAGAGGAGGAATCATTGAGGACGATTTTGTTAAATTATTAGCCTTTATTGGTGTCGAAGTAGAACatgaatatttcaaacattttatgattttgttcaaaaattatgaaCTTATTGGGttcaaattaatgaaagatAAACCAAAAGATAAACCATTTAAAAAAGTGTGGTTTCATGATACCATTGTTAAAGATCCTTCCATTTATACAACTTCAAGATACATTACTGCATCGGGGAATATTCTATCAAAAGTCATTACTAACCCGTTATTACTCGATGAGCTTCAATTCCCATACGTGAAGGATAAACCTATTCAATTGTTagatgaagaggaaaaagaaatggtAGGTGCATCTGCCACGGCATACAATTCCGCATCCTTGAGAAACCCTCGCCATAAGGCATCATGGACTAGAAATAATGTATctcaaaaagaaaatattccaaGGCAGAggtttttttattatgtgCTAGGTGGTATTACCTATCCGGAAATTAAATCAGCATATGATCAatctaattttaaaaaCAAAGATGTTTTCATTGGAAGTGATGGTATCATTACACCGTTGGCATATATGAGAAGTATAGAATTCTTGACCAAACCTAGAGAAGCATTGAATCtgaaagatgatgaaaaggAGGTGGAAAAAATACCGGATTTCATATTAGGCTCAGAATCAGCAATCTCTAAACCAGTTTCTCATGTTCATCTGCGTAGTAGAAATGCTCCAATATCGAAACCACAGGCACCTGCTATGGAAGCTTCACCtgagaagaagaagaaaaagcaTCATAAATTCACAAGTTTTTTAAGATCAAAAGATAAATAA
- the CWC15 gene encoding U2-type spliceosomal complex subunit CWC15 (similar to Saccharomyces cerevisiae CWC15 (YDR163W); ancestral locus Anc_8.345), which translates to MTTSHRPQLEARNGGKSAAYTPTSIQHARLLPGHKTLKIRSNTKKKVDSSEQEKDYGIRSKVNEDGFVDARNLYVENVKNSGADGEKDGNTQTNLTIESDGSRIGSTMLPPQDKKEEMINSTVPSGDVPAGPVKVDAWRTKTTFSRKKVVKSTENKKRTYVNNLTKSKYHQDFLHKFVK; encoded by the coding sequence ATGACTACTTCACATAGACCACAATTAGAAGCAAGGAACGGTGGGAAAAGTGCTGCTTATACACCAACTTCCATACAACATGCCAGATTACTGCCTGGTCACAAGACGTTGAAGATTCGTTCAAATACTAAGAAGAAAGTTGACAGTTCTGAACAGGAAAAGGATTATGGTATCAGGAGTAAAGTGAATGAAGATGGATTTGTCGATGCAAGAAATTTGTATGTGGAAAACGTAAAGAATAGTGGTGCTGATGGGGAAAAAGATGGCAATACCCAGACCAATTTAACTATTGAGAGCGATGGAAGTAGGATTGGTTCTACCATGTTACCACCACAAGATAAAAAAGAGGAGATGATAAATAGCACAGTACCTAGTGGTGATGTACCTGCCGGGCCAGTCAAAGTGGATGCATGGAGAACAAAGACGACGTTTTCGAGGAAGAAGGTAGTAAAATCTACCGAAAATAAGAAGCGTACATATGTTAACAATCTTACAAAGTCTAAATACCATCAAGATTTCCTTCATAAATTTGTTAAATGA
- the NBP2 gene encoding adaptor protein NBP2 (similar to Saccharomyces cerevisiae NBP2 (YDR162C); ancestral locus Anc_8.344): MSHSKNESLTTIVPDHPTENQWKPQQQPSRQSLNASIHEEDETSTIGYISIKDYAYPEDNSLHYGYFEEEEDDNESEEDASRIYSDDDDTANHRQSIVLPKDYVVNQWAVALYDFEPENDNELGLKENDIVFISYKHGQGWLVAENEKRTQTGLVPEEYVSYLESGEEDVAATNGRTEEQDDDPARPFYLTHMITQGVQLPPADAEQEQIDDIKYDNNVNEDDDEWEDVDQLENNINEKLNISTE; encoded by the coding sequence ATGAGCCATTCCAAAAATGAAAGTTTAACGACAATAGTACCAGATCATCCTACTGAAAACCAATGGAaaccacaacaacaaccgAGTAGACAGTCGCTAAACGCATCAATACATGAAGAAGACGAGACTTCAACGATAGGATACATATCAATAAAAGATTATGCGTATCCGGAAGATAATTCTTTACACTACGGTTATTTcgaggaagaggaagatgaCAATGAAAGTGAAGAGGATGCTTCTAGGATATATAgtgacgatgatgatacaGCAAACCATCGACAAAGTATAGTCCTCCCTAAGGACTATGTAGTGAATCAATGGGCTGTTGCATTGTACGATTTCGAACCAgagaatgataatgaattaggGTTAAAAGAGAATGATATCGTGTTTATAAGTTATAAACATGGTCAAGGTTGGTTGGTGGCAGAAAATGAGAAAAGAACACAAACTGGCCTTGTCCCCGAAGAATATGTTTCATATCTAGAGTCTGGAGAGGAAGACGTTGCAGCAACGAACGGTAGAACGGAGgaacaagatgatgatCCCGCTCGACCTTTCTACTTGACGCACATGATAACACAAGGTGTGCAATTACCGCCTGCAGATGctgaacaagaacaaatagATGATATAAAgtatgataataatgtcaatgaagatgatgatgaatggGAAGATGTTGATCAACTTGAAAACAATATTAATGAGAAACTGAATATTTCCACAGAGTAA
- the ACL4 gene encoding Acl4p (similar to Saccharomyces cerevisiae YDR161W; ancestral locus Anc_8.343): MSDLQTAIEQAKEALSGNNAKKALKILKPFKKSLKSENSSNVILLETFADAYLENGQVDKAYPLLSQSCELDPNGTVGGASKFFTLGQITGGQDGINILAKGIENISTIAGDTLTQEQTSKIVSGLLSMIEIWMTDLCMEPNAEEQCEELIGKVMEISENKSPEGWLTLGSIRISQQRYSEACEAFGQSWNLFEAKKQAIGQDNIEHDDVALNGEYVELLQPLLGLAKMCIEVGLYDIALKVVGAVKEIDEDNLEAYYLEGFTFYLISKVEVFKKTNPSANLSPETMNELNQHIQELPLDLNDTSISENISEARIALSFAENIGKLCDPNDEISQEIVQGTNALLSELGGSIEAKELQKLRKGEKLEGEEDLNVALSDISDEED, translated from the coding sequence ATGAGCGATCTTCAAACAGCAATTGAACAAGCTAAGGAAGCTTTATCTGGGAACAATGCCAAGAAAGCtttaaaaattttgaaaccattcaagaaatcattaaaatcaGAGAACTCTTCCAATGTGATTCTTTTAGAAACATTTGCTGATGCatatttagaaaatggTCAAGTTGATAAGGCGtatccattattatctcAATCATGTGAATTAGATCCCAATGGGACTGTTGGTGGAGCCagtaaatttttcacattAGGTCAAATTACAGGTGGCCAAGATGGTATTAACATATTAGCTAAAggtattgaaaatatatcaacGATAGCAGGGGATACATTGACACAAGAACAAACTTCTAAAATTGTTAGTGGACTTTTATCTATGATTGAAATTTGGATGACTGATTTGTGTATGGAACCAAACGCTGAAGAGCAATGTGAAGAATTGATTGGCAAAGTGATGGAGATTTCTGAAAATAAATCGCCTGAAGGTTGGTTGACTTTAGGTTCTATTCGAATTTCGCAACAAAGGTATTCAGAAGCGTGTGAAGCTTTTGGCCAATCAtggaatttatttgaagcGAAAAAGCAAGCAATTGGACAAGATAACATAGAGCATGATGATGTCGCGCTTAATGGAGAATATGTGGAATTATTACAACCATTGTTAGGTTTGGCCAAAATGTGTATAGAAGTGGGTCTATATGATATTGCTCTTAAAGTAGTTGGAGCCGTTAAggaaattgatgaagataatttaGAAGCTTATTATTTAGAAGGTTTTACTTTCTATTTGATTAGTAAAGTGgaagttttcaaaaaaacCAATCCATCAGCAAATCTTTCTCCAGAAACtatgaatgaattaaatcaaCATATCCAAGAACTACCGTTAGATTTGAATGACACTTCAATAAGTGAAAACATTAGTGAAGCTCGTATAGCATTGAGTTTTGCTGAGAATATTGGTAAACTTTGCGATCCAAATGACGAGATATCACAAGAAATTGTTCAAGGTACAAACGCATTGTTATCAGAATTGGGAGGTAGTATTGAAGCaaaagaattacaaaaattgaGAAAGGGAGAGAAGTTGGAAGGTGAAGAAGACCTGAATGTTGCATTAAGTGATATTTCTGATGAGGAAGATTGA